A genomic window from Photobacterium gaetbulicola Gung47 includes:
- a CDS encoding guanosine 5'-monophosphate oxidoreductase (COG0516), giving the protein MRIEQDLKLGFKDVLFRPKRSTLKSRSQVELTRDFTFKHSGRQWSGVPIIAANMDSVGSFEMTAALAKHGVMTAVHKHYTVADWAEFVNNNDASVLNNAMVSTGTSEADFQKTKDIMELSEDLIFICIDIANGYSEHLVEYVQKVRAEFPNKVISAGNVVTGDMVEELILAGADIVKVGIGPGSVCTTRVKTGVGYPQLSAIIECADAAHGLGGRIIGDGGCACAGDVAKAFGGGADFVMLGGMLAGHEESNGEIIEQDGKTFMKFYGMSSQSAMDKHSGGVAKYRAAEGKTVLLPFRGPVDNTIQDIMGGVRSTCTYVGAAKLKELTKRTTFIRVQEQENNVFGKE; this is encoded by the coding sequence ATGCGTATCGAACAAGACTTGAAACTGGGCTTTAAAGATGTACTGTTTCGTCCAAAACGTTCAACCCTAAAAAGCCGTTCTCAAGTTGAATTAACCCGCGATTTTACATTCAAGCATAGCGGTCGTCAATGGTCTGGTGTACCAATTATTGCTGCTAACATGGACTCCGTCGGTAGCTTCGAAATGACCGCTGCCCTTGCCAAGCACGGCGTTATGACTGCGGTTCACAAGCACTACACCGTGGCTGACTGGGCTGAGTTCGTTAACAACAACGACGCGAGCGTACTGAACAATGCTATGGTTTCTACCGGTACGTCTGAAGCAGACTTCCAGAAAACCAAAGACATCATGGAACTGTCTGAAGACCTTATCTTCATCTGTATCGATATCGCCAACGGCTACTCCGAGCACCTGGTTGAGTACGTGCAGAAAGTCCGTGCTGAGTTCCCTAACAAGGTTATCAGTGCTGGTAACGTCGTTACTGGCGACATGGTTGAAGAGCTTATCCTTGCGGGTGCTGACATCGTTAAAGTCGGTATCGGCCCTGGCTCTGTATGTACTACCCGTGTTAAGACCGGTGTAGGCTACCCTCAGCTTTCTGCCATCATCGAGTGTGCCGATGCTGCCCACGGCCTAGGCGGCCGTATCATCGGTGACGGTGGCTGTGCCTGTGCCGGTGACGTTGCCAAAGCCTTCGGCGGCGGTGCCGACTTCGTGATGCTTGGCGGTATGCTGGCTGGCCACGAAGAGAGCAACGGTGAAATCATCGAGCAAGACGGCAAGACTTTCATGAAGTTCTACGGCATGTCTTCGCAGAGCGCGATGGACAAGCACTCTGGCGGCGTGGCCAAATACCGTGCTGCAGAAGGCAAGACAGTTCTTCTGCCATTCCGTGGCCCGGTTGACAACACTATCCAGGACATCATGGGTGGCGTACGCTCGACCTGTACTTACGTCGGTGCCGCCAAGCTGAAAGAGCTGACCAAGCGCACAACCTTCATCCGCGTGCAAGAGCAGGAAAACAACGTCTTCGGTAAAGAGTAA
- a CDS encoding putative transmembrane protein (COG0842,COG1131), protein MNALNRMKAVMVKEIRQLSRDRITFGMVVMIPLIQLLLFGFAINTDVRNIPVAIVDQSNSVAGRMIIESVRVTQVIDVKRKFLSPQEAEVAIQQGEVRAALILPGDLTQRAMQGRELGQWIVDGSDTMISAAILGLQTMPLTDLDIEIRPPIEKTFEVVLYFNPTQRSAVNIIPGLLGVILTMTMILFTSAAIVRERERGNLELLITTPIHSLELMVAKIVPYIFVGLIQVFIILGLGHFIFDVPINGAISQILFGTLLFISASLTLGLVISTIASTQLQAMQMTVFILLPSILLSGFMFPYEAMPVAAQWISEALPATHFMRLIRGIVLRGADLIGLWKDTLWLAGFTVIGLLVASKRFKKSLD, encoded by the coding sequence ATGAATGCTCTCAACCGTATGAAAGCAGTGATGGTGAAAGAGATTCGCCAGTTATCACGCGACCGTATTACCTTTGGCATGGTAGTGATGATCCCGCTGATCCAGTTGTTGCTGTTTGGCTTTGCGATAAATACCGATGTTCGTAATATCCCTGTCGCCATCGTGGATCAGAGCAATAGCGTCGCAGGGCGAATGATAATCGAGTCAGTGAGGGTGACCCAGGTTATTGATGTTAAAAGGAAATTTTTATCCCCCCAAGAGGCAGAGGTGGCTATTCAACAAGGAGAAGTGAGGGCTGCGTTGATTTTACCCGGTGATCTTACCCAACGTGCGATGCAGGGCCGAGAGCTTGGCCAGTGGATTGTCGATGGTTCGGATACCATGATCAGTGCTGCAATCCTTGGTCTACAGACCATGCCGCTCACGGATTTGGATATTGAAATTCGCCCGCCAATTGAAAAAACTTTTGAGGTGGTACTGTATTTCAACCCTACGCAACGCTCGGCAGTGAATATTATTCCCGGGCTCTTGGGGGTGATTCTAACCATGACGATGATCCTGTTTACCAGTGCCGCGATAGTGAGGGAGCGTGAGCGAGGCAACCTCGAATTGCTGATCACTACGCCTATCCATTCATTAGAACTGATGGTGGCCAAGATAGTCCCCTATATCTTTGTCGGCTTGATTCAGGTTTTTATCATCCTCGGGTTGGGGCATTTTATTTTTGATGTGCCTATCAATGGGGCGATTAGCCAGATCTTGTTTGGTACCTTGTTGTTTATCTCTGCCAGTTTGACCTTGGGTTTGGTGATCTCGACGATCGCATCGACCCAGCTTCAAGCGATGCAAATGACCGTGTTCATTCTACTGCCATCGATCTTGCTCTCTGGCTTTATGTTTCCCTATGAAGCCATGCCTGTTGCTGCGCAGTGGATATCAGAAGCGCTACCAGCGACACACTTTATGCGTTTGATCAGAGGGATTGTGCTGCGTGGTGCTGATTTGATAGGGCTGTGGAAAGACACGCTATGGCTGGCAGGCTTTACCGTTATCGGCTTGCTGGTGGCATCTAAACG
- a CDS encoding membrane-fusion protein (COG0845) → MKGSFCVRIIFLLFVPLLLTGCLKDSLKQALGTLERDRVTFSATANEIIRELPVKEGSTVQQGDVLVRLDSKNQQAILAHAIAEQSKAEAYLLRLTNGERPEDIAAAQAKVARAQAQLTEADKNYHRKAELVSRRLISQSEQDSALAARDSAKAELDSASEEFSKLTAGSRPEDIDQAKAELAAAKADVVLEQQKLDELTIVATRDGILDNLPYNLGERVPVNGVVAVVQANRIPYARVYVPASHRVDFVPGRKVPVHVDGVELPFEGTVRWVSSEPAFTPYYALTEDERSRLMYLAEVDLPDSAEQLPSGVPAQVELAGE, encoded by the coding sequence ATGAAAGGAAGCTTTTGCGTACGTATCATTTTCCTCCTATTTGTTCCCTTGCTGCTGACAGGATGTTTGAAAGACTCACTCAAGCAAGCTTTAGGTACCCTTGAGCGTGACCGGGTCACTTTCAGTGCGACTGCCAATGAAATCATTAGGGAGCTCCCCGTCAAAGAGGGCAGTACGGTACAACAAGGGGATGTGCTGGTAAGGCTTGATAGTAAGAACCAGCAAGCAATATTGGCACACGCTATTGCCGAGCAATCTAAAGCAGAGGCCTACTTGCTCAGGCTTACAAACGGTGAAAGGCCGGAAGATATCGCTGCGGCACAGGCCAAAGTTGCCAGAGCGCAGGCACAACTTACAGAGGCTGATAAGAATTATCACCGTAAGGCCGAATTGGTCAGTCGAAGACTGATCAGCCAATCAGAACAAGACAGTGCACTCGCAGCAAGGGATTCAGCCAAAGCCGAATTGGACTCTGCCAGCGAAGAGTTCAGCAAACTGACCGCAGGATCGAGGCCAGAGGACATTGATCAAGCTAAGGCCGAACTGGCCGCTGCCAAAGCGGATGTGGTGTTGGAGCAGCAAAAGCTGGATGAGCTGACGATTGTCGCTACCCGTGATGGCATATTGGATAACCTGCCATATAACCTTGGCGAGCGGGTGCCTGTTAATGGGGTCGTCGCTGTCGTTCAGGCCAACCGCATTCCCTATGCAAGGGTTTATGTACCAGCCAGCCATCGGGTGGATTTCGTACCTGGACGAAAAGTCCCTGTTCATGTGGATGGTGTAGAGCTCCCCTTTGAAGGCACAGTCCGTTGGGTATCGTCAGAGCCTGCATTTACCCCTTATTATGCATTAACGGAAGATGAGCGCTCCCGTTTGATGTATCTCGCTGAAGTTGACTTGCCTGATAGTGCGGAACAACTCCCCTCTGGTGTACCTGCCCAAGTGGAACTGGCTGGGGAATGA
- a CDS encoding ABC-type multidrug transport system, ATPase component (COG0842,COG1131) translates to MTEYAIQAHNVKKAFGDFIAIDNINLNVPKGSIYGFLGPNGCGKSTTIRVLTGLLSPTEGDVSVLGLTIPLESEKLRLKIGYMTQKFSLYDDLSVEENLEFIGQIFGMGKKELAQRIDEQLATYGLDQRRKQRVSGMSGGQKQRLSLAAATMHKPELLFLDEPTSAVDPENRREFWEQLFDLSDQGTTILVTTHYMDEAERCHRLAIMEAGKIRADGEPETLMEEMGVHVVEIKAERLRELKEQLLEKNEVRSAAQLGIRLRVLIRQHIDDPIEWLKGSFPKLANSEMNIARPSLEDVFVTVTGEGRQ, encoded by the coding sequence ATGACGGAATACGCGATCCAAGCCCATAACGTAAAGAAAGCGTTTGGTGATTTCATTGCTATCGACAACATTAACCTCAATGTGCCGAAAGGCAGTATCTACGGCTTTTTAGGCCCCAACGGCTGCGGCAAATCGACCACTATCCGTGTACTGACAGGCTTACTGAGCCCGACTGAAGGTGATGTTTCTGTACTGGGTTTAACTATCCCTCTGGAGTCAGAAAAGCTGAGGCTTAAAATAGGTTATATGACCCAGAAGTTCTCGCTTTACGATGACTTAAGCGTGGAAGAGAACTTAGAGTTTATTGGCCAGATCTTCGGAATGGGAAAAAAGGAATTAGCGCAAAGGATTGACGAGCAGCTAGCTACCTATGGCTTAGATCAGCGGCGAAAGCAGCGTGTTTCCGGTATGAGTGGCGGTCAAAAACAGCGTTTGTCATTGGCTGCAGCAACCATGCATAAACCAGAATTACTGTTTCTCGATGAGCCGACATCAGCGGTTGATCCTGAAAATCGCCGTGAGTTCTGGGAGCAGCTTTTTGATCTTTCGGATCAGGGCACCACGATTTTGGTGACAACCCACTATATGGATGAAGCAGAGCGTTGCCACCGGCTAGCAATTATGGAAGCCGGTAAGATCCGCGCTGATGGCGAGCCAGAAACGCTGATGGAAGAGATGGGGGTACATGTTGTCGAGATTAAGGCAGAACGTTTGCGGGAGCTGAAAGAGCAATTATTGGAAAAAAATGAGGTTCGCTCGGCAGCTCAGCTTGGCATCCGTTTACGGGTACTGATACGTCAACATATCGATGATCCTATTGAGTGGTTGAAGGGTTCGTTCCCCAAATTGGCCAATAGCGAGATGAACATTGCTCGACCTAGCTTGGAAGATGTTTTTGTGACAGTGACTGGGGAGGGTAGGCAATGA
- a CDS encoding LysR family transcriptional regulator (COG0583): MKALNDLKIFIETAKQHSLSAAARNMDITPAAASAALKRLESEVGALLFIRSTRNLRLTQQGEQFLNYCEQAVGLMTEACSTITEGQAEFRGVIKLSMPSDCGRNIFLGWIDEFMAQHPKLEVRVQLSDGLADMYTQPVDIALRYGEPSDSSLVALPIAGGNTRILCASPGYLAEYGTPLTSEELATHNCLCFALGDSLYNRWRFFQRGQEVTLVVKGNRYASDGEAVRRWALAGKGIAYKSLLDVKEDLVAGRLMGVDIGLEPEPAPLYLVCASRRVINPQIQALKEFLADKAKHYLAS; the protein is encoded by the coding sequence ATGAAAGCGCTCAACGACCTCAAAATTTTTATCGAGACAGCCAAACAGCACAGCCTCTCTGCAGCGGCGAGGAACATGGATATCACCCCAGCGGCAGCCAGTGCGGCATTGAAGCGGCTGGAAAGTGAAGTTGGTGCACTGCTGTTTATCCGCTCGACCCGTAACCTCCGCCTTACCCAGCAGGGGGAGCAGTTCCTTAATTACTGCGAGCAGGCTGTCGGTCTGATGACAGAAGCTTGCAGTACGATCACTGAGGGCCAGGCAGAATTTCGGGGAGTGATTAAACTCTCTATGCCCTCGGATTGTGGTCGAAATATCTTTCTAGGTTGGATCGATGAGTTCATGGCGCAACACCCAAAGTTGGAAGTCAGGGTGCAGCTGAGCGATGGGTTAGCAGATATGTATACCCAACCAGTCGATATTGCACTTCGATATGGTGAACCGAGTGACTCTTCGTTGGTGGCCTTACCGATTGCTGGGGGAAATACCCGCATCTTGTGTGCGTCTCCTGGCTACTTGGCGGAATATGGTACACCTTTGACCTCGGAAGAGTTGGCTACTCACAACTGTTTGTGTTTTGCCTTGGGAGATAGCTTGTATAACCGCTGGCGGTTCTTTCAGCGCGGTCAGGAGGTGACGCTGGTTGTGAAGGGAAATCGCTATGCTAGTGACGGCGAGGCGGTCAGGCGCTGGGCGCTTGCGGGGAAGGGGATTGCCTATAAGTCGCTGTTGGATGTGAAAGAAGATCTGGTCGCAGGGCGCCTAATGGGCGTTGATATTGGTCTAGAGCCAGAGCCGGCTCCTTTATATCTGGTTTGTGCTAGCAGAAGAGTCATTAACCCGCAGATTCAGGCGCTGAAAGAGTTTTTGGCAGATAAAGCAAAACACTATCTTGCTTCATGA
- a CDS encoding zinc-binding alcohol dehydrogenase family protein (COG0604), translating to MKAVGYQQSLPVSEPQSLVDITFPEPVATGSDILVEVKAISVNPVDTKVRMRAAPEPGQYKILGWDAAGIVKSVGPEVTLFKPGDKVWYAGDLTRSGSNAEYQLVDEKIVGHMPASLDFAQAAALPLTTITAWEMLFDRLQVEKDSNKKLLIIGAAGGVGSIMVQLAKKLTNLTVIGTASRPETQSWLKELGADHVINHRESLSKQLAELELGEVDYIVSLTNSDDHLSEIVESIKPQGKFGLIDDPASFDILQLKRKSISLHWEFMYTRSLFGTEDMIEQHHLLNNVAKMVDNGDVKSTIAHQGGKICADNLKKAHELLESQRALGKIVLEGF from the coding sequence ATGAAAGCAGTCGGCTATCAACAATCACTACCCGTTTCTGAACCACAGTCTCTGGTGGATATCACCTTTCCAGAGCCCGTTGCTACAGGTAGCGATATTCTGGTCGAAGTCAAAGCCATCTCGGTTAACCCGGTTGATACCAAGGTACGCATGCGTGCAGCCCCGGAACCAGGCCAGTACAAAATACTTGGCTGGGATGCCGCCGGCATCGTCAAATCTGTCGGCCCGGAGGTCACCCTATTCAAACCTGGCGATAAAGTCTGGTACGCTGGCGATTTGACCCGCTCAGGCTCCAACGCTGAGTACCAACTGGTGGATGAGAAAATCGTCGGTCACATGCCAGCAAGCCTTGACTTTGCCCAAGCAGCTGCCTTACCTCTGACAACCATCACTGCGTGGGAAATGCTATTTGACCGCTTGCAGGTTGAAAAGGACAGCAATAAAAAATTACTGATCATCGGTGCAGCCGGCGGTGTTGGATCGATCATGGTTCAATTGGCGAAGAAATTGACTAACCTGACGGTTATCGGTACCGCTTCACGTCCTGAGACCCAATCATGGCTTAAAGAGCTAGGAGCTGATCATGTTATCAATCACCGAGAATCGCTGAGCAAACAATTGGCCGAGCTGGAGCTGGGCGAAGTGGACTATATCGTAAGCCTGACCAACTCTGATGATCACCTTAGCGAAATTGTCGAATCAATCAAACCGCAAGGCAAATTTGGCCTGATTGATGATCCGGCGTCGTTTGACATCTTGCAGCTCAAGCGTAAAAGCATTTCACTGCATTGGGAATTCATGTACACACGCTCACTATTTGGCACTGAAGACATGATTGAGCAGCATCACCTACTCAACAATGTTGCAAAAATGGTCGATAACGGGGACGTAAAATCAACAATTGCCCATCAAGGCGGTAAGATTTGTGCGGATAATTTGAAGAAAGCGCATGAGCTCTTAGAGTCACAGAGAGCGCTCGGCAAAATCGTACTTGAAGGTTTCTAA
- a CDS encoding trimethylamine-N-oxide reductase (COG0243), giving the protein MLYCLTSKATDIKMAISRRAFLKASIATAVAATGGLTVFHASTRFDEAGTIIIPHASHWGPFNAIVKDGILIGVQPLKNLDAMPTEMLTEGIISRVYDKTRVKYPMVRQSYLADPKGDTKPHLRGKEPFVRVSWETALALVADAIQTTAQTHGNQALFSSSYGGWSHAGLMRPQVLQGRFFNLIGGQSTTTGDYSGGASQVILPHVIGDMEVYSPQTAWPVIEKHTEVFVLIGCDPWKNNRIEFRVADHQMYPHWKRFADNGMQFISVNPQRTRTDDELDAEWVKIIPNTDTALFLAMAYHAYNQNLHDADYLDRYTVGADKFIEHLLGIQDGTVKSPQWAANITGIPAEKIIEMAELFARKKTQFAAGWSLQRADHGEMTHWAIINFAAMLGKIGKPGEGVGFSWHYGNGGMPQSGATMPVGLSQGKNPISANCPASRISEMLNNPGTTFTRDGIEYTYPDVKLVYNAGNNLLSHQQNTNELIAALNKQVETFICQDPWWCASSRFADIVLPATSTLERDDLSSGGTYSNDKIYAMRQVIQPYGESLDDFEIFRRLSEIFGVEEQFTEGLSYPEILQRAYHASSATLPFDEFWQQGHTRVIAPESANTWVRHGDFYRDPEQFPLHTTSGKIELYCQDIANFAVQDCPPMPTFLAPFEYLGNAKPNQVHVVSPHPYMRVHSQMANADTRKYEDVQGRQYVLINKQDAERRGIRNGHLVEIFNERGRIIAGAKVSDSIMPGVISLEEGAWLQFDSQGRCNSGAINVITSSQACSELSQANSANTCLAFIQRCRDPESDNLAFEPPQILTDERATPISSTNITLAADQAIKQVEQSPGETLFYQRCTLCHSAKDPRQYTKAQWHGITKSMFPRAGLSPAEREAVMSFLEANAKDSPSK; this is encoded by the coding sequence ATGCTTTACTGCCTCACCAGTAAGGCAACGGACATCAAAATGGCTATTTCACGTCGCGCATTCCTCAAAGCCTCCATTGCAACCGCTGTTGCTGCAACAGGCGGACTTACCGTTTTTCATGCATCTACTCGCTTTGACGAGGCTGGTACAATTATCATTCCCCACGCCAGTCATTGGGGGCCATTTAATGCCATCGTAAAAGACGGTATTCTCATCGGCGTTCAACCTCTGAAAAATCTCGACGCCATGCCTACCGAAATGCTGACCGAGGGCATTATCAGCCGAGTCTACGACAAAACCCGAGTAAAATACCCCATGGTACGGCAATCCTATTTAGCTGACCCTAAGGGTGATACGAAGCCTCACTTACGCGGTAAAGAGCCCTTCGTACGAGTGAGCTGGGAAACGGCTTTGGCCTTGGTCGCCGATGCTATTCAGACCACAGCCCAAACTCATGGCAATCAGGCACTGTTTAGTAGCTCTTATGGTGGTTGGTCGCATGCCGGATTGATGCGACCACAAGTGCTACAAGGCCGCTTCTTTAATTTGATAGGCGGACAGAGTACTACCACCGGCGACTATTCCGGTGGCGCATCCCAAGTCATCCTGCCGCACGTTATTGGTGATATGGAAGTCTACTCTCCGCAGACCGCCTGGCCGGTGATCGAAAAGCACACCGAAGTATTCGTCCTGATCGGTTGTGACCCGTGGAAAAACAACCGTATTGAGTTTCGCGTTGCTGACCACCAAATGTATCCACATTGGAAGCGTTTCGCGGATAACGGCATGCAATTCATCTCCGTCAACCCCCAGCGCACTCGCACCGATGACGAATTAGATGCCGAGTGGGTGAAGATCATTCCAAACACTGACACCGCGCTTTTCCTTGCCATGGCTTACCATGCCTACAACCAAAATCTGCATGATGCCGACTACCTCGACCGCTATACTGTCGGTGCCGATAAGTTTATTGAGCACTTACTTGGCATACAGGATGGCACCGTAAAATCCCCTCAATGGGCTGCAAATATTACAGGTATTCCCGCTGAGAAAATTATCGAGATGGCCGAGCTATTTGCCCGCAAGAAAACCCAATTTGCTGCAGGCTGGTCGCTGCAACGTGCCGATCATGGTGAAATGACCCACTGGGCCATTATCAACTTTGCAGCTATGCTGGGTAAAATCGGTAAACCAGGTGAAGGCGTCGGGTTCAGTTGGCACTACGGCAATGGCGGGATGCCTCAATCCGGCGCAACAATGCCTGTCGGCTTGTCGCAAGGCAAAAACCCTATCAGTGCTAACTGCCCAGCATCACGCATCTCAGAGATGCTGAATAATCCGGGGACAACGTTTACCCGCGACGGGATCGAGTACACCTATCCGGACGTAAAACTGGTTTATAATGCGGGGAATAACCTTCTTTCCCACCAGCAAAACACCAATGAGCTCATTGCTGCGCTCAATAAACAGGTGGAAACCTTCATCTGCCAAGATCCTTGGTGGTGTGCCTCATCGCGGTTTGCCGACATCGTACTGCCTGCCACCAGTACCTTAGAGCGGGACGATTTGTCATCTGGCGGTACTTATAGCAACGACAAAATTTACGCCATGCGCCAGGTTATTCAGCCTTACGGCGAAAGCTTGGATGATTTTGAGATCTTCCGTCGGTTGTCAGAAATATTCGGTGTCGAAGAACAATTCACCGAGGGCCTGAGCTACCCTGAAATATTGCAACGCGCTTATCATGCCTCTTCTGCTACATTGCCGTTCGATGAGTTTTGGCAACAGGGCCATACCAGAGTAATCGCACCGGAAAGCGCCAATACCTGGGTACGTCATGGTGACTTCTACCGCGATCCAGAACAGTTCCCATTGCATACGACTTCAGGAAAAATTGAGCTGTACTGCCAGGATATCGCCAACTTTGCCGTTCAAGACTGCCCCCCAATGCCAACTTTCTTAGCACCGTTTGAGTACCTTGGGAATGCAAAGCCAAACCAAGTCCATGTTGTCAGCCCCCACCCTTACATGCGAGTGCATTCGCAAATGGCCAATGCCGACACAAGGAAATATGAAGATGTACAAGGAAGACAATATGTTCTCATCAACAAGCAGGATGCAGAGCGGCGCGGGATCCGTAACGGGCACTTGGTTGAGATATTTAACGAGCGAGGCCGGATCATAGCTGGCGCTAAAGTCTCTGATAGCATCATGCCTGGCGTGATCAGTTTGGAAGAAGGTGCTTGGCTTCAATTTGATAGCCAAGGACGTTGCAACAGCGGTGCGATCAATGTGATCACATCTAGCCAGGCCTGTAGCGAACTGAGCCAAGCGAATAGTGCCAATACCTGCCTTGCCTTTATTCAGCGCTGCCGTGATCCAGAATCCGACAACTTGGCCTTTGAGCCGCCACAGATATTGACTGACGAGAGAGCGACGCCTATATCATCAACGAACATTACCCTGGCAGCAGACCAAGCCATAAAGCAGGTCGAACAAAGCCCAGGCGAAACCCTATTTTATCAGCGCTGTACGTTATGCCA